In Aequorivita sp. H23M31, a single window of DNA contains:
- the lepB gene encoding signal peptidase I encodes MSWIGWFIFFLIVQVVHFAGTWRLYQIAGKKAWEAAVPVYNAVVLMKIINRPWWWTILLFVPIVNLIMFPVVWVETIRSFGRNSTTDTVLVLITLGLYIYYINYTQKVSLIENRSLKPRTATGEWVSSILFAVVAATIVHTYFMQPFTIPTSSLEKTLLVGDFLFVSKFHYGARAPMTPIAFPMVHDTIPIVHTKSYLSKPQIPYFRFPGFQDIERNEIVVFNWPVDTVNAFQQYGDGKYYYKPIDKKSNYVKRCVGLPGDSLEVRDGYVFINGQKNQLPDRAKLQFRYALRTNGQINPQLLVDRYDITDGYEYDQQNSVYYFRAISEESLDKIRNNPSVLEVIPLKGNKGQWDRSVFPNNEAYAWNNDFFGPLYIPQKGATVAITPETLPLYKRVIEVYEGSELGIENKITQNGTEILLNGNPISEYTFKMDYYWMMGDNRNNSEDARTWGFVPFNHVVGKPVFIWMSWDGINKRVRWERIFTTVSGHGKPVSYLMYFIILVIAWFAFDFYRKRKKVAGK; translated from the coding sequence ATGAGTTGGATAGGTTGGTTTATATTTTTCTTAATAGTTCAGGTCGTGCATTTTGCGGGAACGTGGAGACTATACCAAATTGCGGGAAAAAAAGCTTGGGAAGCTGCTGTCCCAGTTTACAATGCCGTGGTTTTGATGAAAATCATCAATCGGCCATGGTGGTGGACGATTCTTCTGTTCGTGCCTATCGTAAATCTAATAATGTTTCCAGTGGTTTGGGTGGAAACCATTCGCAGTTTTGGACGGAATTCAACAACGGACACAGTTTTGGTCCTCATTACTTTAGGGTTGTACATTTATTATATCAATTACACCCAAAAGGTTTCTCTTATAGAAAATAGAAGTTTGAAACCTCGTACTGCTACTGGAGAATGGGTGAGTTCCATTCTTTTTGCCGTTGTAGCTGCAACCATTGTGCATACGTATTTTATGCAGCCCTTTACTATCCCGACATCCTCCTTGGAAAAAACCTTATTGGTTGGGGATTTTCTTTTTGTGAGCAAATTTCATTACGGAGCGCGTGCACCTATGACGCCTATTGCCTTTCCCATGGTTCATGATACCATTCCAATTGTACACACAAAATCATATCTTTCCAAGCCCCAGATTCCATATTTCAGGTTTCCAGGATTTCAGGATATAGAGCGTAATGAGATTGTGGTATTTAACTGGCCCGTAGATACCGTAAATGCTTTTCAGCAATATGGTGATGGAAAATATTATTACAAACCAATTGATAAAAAATCCAACTATGTTAAACGTTGCGTAGGACTTCCAGGAGATTCTCTTGAAGTTCGCGACGGTTATGTTTTTATCAATGGACAGAAAAACCAATTGCCGGATCGAGCAAAACTTCAATTTCGTTATGCCCTTAGAACTAACGGTCAAATCAATCCGCAGCTGCTTGTGGATAGGTATGATATTACTGATGGTTATGAATACGACCAGCAGAACAGCGTATATTATTTTAGAGCTATCTCGGAGGAATCTTTGGATAAAATCAGAAACAATCCAAGTGTATTGGAAGTGATTCCATTAAAAGGAAACAAAGGTCAATGGGATAGAAGTGTTTTTCCAAATAACGAAGCCTATGCTTGGAATAATGATTTCTTCGGTCCACTATATATTCCTCAAAAAGGCGCTACGGTTGCCATTACACCCGAAACTTTACCGTTGTATAAAAGGGTGATTGAAGTATATGAAGGAAGTGAGCTGGGAATTGAAAATAAAATCACCCAAAATGGGACAGAAATATTATTGAACGGAAATCCAATCTCTGAATATACCTTTAAAATGGATTATTATTGGATGATGGGAGACAACCGAAACAACAGTGAGGACGCCAGAACTTGGGGGTTTGTACCGTTTAATCACGTTGTAGGAAAACCAGTATTTATCTGGATGAGCTGGGATGGCATTAACAAGAGGGTACGTTGGGAGCGGATTTTTACAACCGTTAGCGGGCATGGGAAACCGGTTTCTTATTTGATGTACTTTATTATTTTAGTTATAGCCTGGTTTGCATTTGATTTCTACAGAAAACGCAAAAAAGTCGCTGGAAAGTAA